The Bacteroidota bacterium DNA window GATTCACCGGCAAGATTAAGACCGCCTCGCACGCCAATCCACGTATGCGGTGTGGCGGCATGGCGGAGCGTCCGCATGTTGTCGGACTGTGCTTGAGCCATGCGGCTGAAACCCAGGAGCACAAGAACGAAGGAGAGCGAACGGATAGAAAAAGTCATAAGACGATCAGATTTGCCACAGCATCCCAATCGCGAGGCGTATATCACCCGATTTTGCAGTCGAGAGATCGATGAAATTGCTTGCGGTGCGTGGGTTCGACTTGAAGACTTTTGTCAATCCGGCCGCATAACCGGCATCAAAATAGACCATCTTCGATCCCATCTGCTCCTGGAGACCACCCCCCAAATAAAGCGAAATGTCGGTTGAGGAAGCGAAGGTTTTCACATCCGTGATTGGTGGCACCGTGCCATCGACCGCCTCCGAGGCCGACATCAGAATGCCGATCGAGGGGCCAGCGAAGAGATAGGGCTTGAAATCACCGTAGCCAAATGTTGCCTTCGCAACGATCGGGATTTCGATATAACTCAAGGTGAAATCATCCTTGCCACCATACGCAATGGGCGTAGTCGGTGGCGTCTGACTCAGCGAGGCCGAATCATATTGCTGATGCGTGCCCTTTTGATTGAAGAGCAATCCCACACTAAGCGCCCAGGAATCGCTGAGGGAGTAATCATATTGGGCTCCGAACGATGGTCCGATCCGGAAGCCGGTCGATGCCCCGCCGGGCAAAATATCAACGGACTCATTCGCGATGTTGATACCGGCGCGAACACCGAACCAATTCGACGAATATTGAGCCGCGACGGGTGATGAGCAGGTGCTCGCGAAGATGACGATTAGTAGAAAAGAAGCGAAGTACTTTTGCATAGATCATGCAATATAACATGCAAATTCCCCGGGCCCACAAATTTCGTTTTTTTTTGCTGTCTGCAAATTTCTTGGACGAACCTCGCGGAGCGTCGCCGAACCTTGATTTTTAGATATTTGTAGTTGCCTGATATGCTACCCGATCCTGCCAAGGAACCACGACATGTATTCCAGAGCGTCACCAATCGACGCTGGCTCGGGACGCGCTCGGCGCTTGCTGTTGCGGGATTTGGCCTATTGGCTGCCGTCGTCATCCTTGCGGCAACAATGCTTTCGCAATCGGAGCTCTCCAAGGTGCGGACAGCGCGGGCCCTCAATAGCGCTGAAGCATCACGCTATCTGAAAAACCAGCGCCGCGAAGTCGAACAGTTTCGTCAGAGCCGTCGAACGGTGGAGACTTTTCTTGCCCGCCGTGCCCGGAATCCGTTTTACCATGGCTCGGATACGAATGCCATGCGCGCGGCCTTTCTGGTCAACTGGGACGCAGCGAGTTATTCCTCGCTCGCACGGCACATCAATAATTTGAATGCCGTCTTTGTCGAGTGGTCGCGACTCATTGCCGGGCGCACCGATTCGCTC harbors:
- a CDS encoding porin family protein yields the protein MQKYFASFLLIVIFASTCSSPVAAQYSSNWFGVRAGINIANESVDILPGGASTGFRIGPSFGAQYDYSLSDSWALSVGLLFNQKGTHQQYDSASLSQTPPTTPIAYGGKDDFTLSYIEIPIVAKATFGYGDFKPYLFAGPSIGILMSASEAVDGTVPPITDVKTFASSTDISLYLGGGLQEQMGSKMVYFDAGYAAGLTKVFKSNPRTASNFIDLSTAKSGDIRLAIGMLWQI